One Streptomyces formicae genomic window, TCGGCGTACTCCTCGGCGCTCACCCAACGGGTCATCACAGGGAAGAGGTTCCGCTCCTCGGCGGCGATGTGCTCGATGAGCAGGTTACGCTCCTCGGCGAGCAGCGCCGCGAGCCGCCCCGCGCCGTCGGCCGGGTCCTCCAGCGGGCCGCGGCTTCGTCGCAGGTGTCCTGGAGCGGATCGAGGGCGCTGTGCTCGTCGACGTGGGGCGTGAGGTCGATCGTATGCCCCGCGGAGAGGGCGATGAGCGGCCAGAGGGTGTCGTCCTCGTTGTGGTGGTGATGCCGTACGGCGGCGTTGTCCTGATGGATGTACGCCGCGACGGCGCGGGCGCGGGGCTCCGGTACGTCGGTGTGGGCGAGCGAGGCGAGGAGCTCGGCGAGCCGCGTGATGTCGCCGGTGAGGGCGCGGTGGCTCAGCCGCATACCGGTGAGATCGGGCACCGGCTCGGACGTGCTGGAAGGAGGCGTGAGGGATGTGCTGTTGGACATGGCGCCAGGCTCTCCGAGCCCGCTCCACGCGCGGTGACCATCCACTCAACGCGATTACTCCTTGAGACGACCGGACCGAGCTGGTCAGGCTCTGTCCGAGCGCGCCCCCGCGTCGCTCTCC contains:
- a CDS encoding hemerythrin domain-containing protein; translated protein: MSNSTSLTPPSSTSEPVPDLTGMRLSHRALTGDITRLAELLASLAHTDVPEPRARAVAAYIHQDNAAVRHHHHNEDDTLWPLIALSAGHTIDLTPHVDEHSALDPLQDTCDEAAARWRTRPTARGGSRRCSPRSVTCSSSTSPPRSGTSSL